In the genome of Bosea sp. ANAM02, the window ACCTGAGGTGCCTTCTCCGTGCCAAACAGGTTCCGGAGCTTGTGGGCCTCGTCCAGAATGAGCATCTGGAAACGGTCTTCGGGGAGCCGGTCCAGATAAAGCCGCGCAGAATTATATGTCGTGATGACCGCGCCGGTATCGCCAGGATCAGCAGATAACAGTTCCCTGCCGGTGGCGACGACACACGGGACGTCGAATTTCGTCTCCAGCTCCTCTTTCCACTGCGGACACAGCACTTTGGGACAAACGATCAGGATTTTCGATAGGCGGGACCGTGCGATTAATTCACTGATGACAAGCCCGGCGCTGATCGTTTTACCAAGACCAACATCATCGGCCAGAAGCGTTACCGGCAATCGTCGGCAGAAGGTGATGAGATTGCTGACTTGGTGGTGATATGGATCGAGGCGCTCTTTCCAGCGCTGTGTCGACTTAAAGTCATCGGCGCTTTCAATGACGATGGGGTCGGTCAAATCCCATTCAAGGCCGGCGCGATATATATCGTAATCTTGATCTTTCGTCTGACGACTGAGGATCTTCGATTGGAATTTTGAGGCTGTCTGCATCTACGTCTCGGCCGGTCCCCTTTTTGTAAAGTAGGATGCAGTTTTGCCCGCTATGGTTCAAGAAGAATCGAAAGGACACGCTGAGGCTGAGGCCAGAAGCCTGCCCTCCCTTCGGGCAATGCAGCATTCGCGCTGAAACGGCTCCGCATCTCGGTGCTTATCTACCTGTTTTACAAGTGAAAATCATCTTGAAACGCGTATGGCTGACTATCAGGGAGCCAAGTGACGGGCACGGCGTGGACGTTGTTTCATCGATACCTGCTCGTAGGGATCTGTGCGTTGAGCTCTCTGCGCATGTCGCTGCGGCGTGCATTGAAACTCCGCAAGTTGGCCATCCAACCGCTGTTCGTGTGCGCGAACCTGGCGATGAAGCGTACGACGCTCTTCCAGGTGGCGATCAATAAGGGCTTGCCGCTCAGCAGCATCCCGCTCGGCACGGGCCGCTGCCTCCACTTCATTCTGACGACGGATCTGAGCATGGCGACCGGTGATCCGATCCCAGATGCTCTTCAACAGGCTTTTGCTGAAACGCTCGTACCGCGCACGGGCTTCCTGTACCTGCCGCGCAGCCAGCAGCTCCATTTGAAACTTGCGTTCATGGCGCTGCCAGCCGACCAGCTTCCGCTTTTGCTCCAGAAGGCCGAGGCGCGCCTCGTCGAACTCGGCCTTCGCTTCGAAGGCAAAGCGCCTGAACTTTGCACCCACCTTCTCGGCCAGTGTCGCCTTTACCTCGCCAACGCCGGAAAATGCCGCAGGATCGCCGATGCGCGCATTCACTTCTTTGGTTTTGACGTCCGCCCATCGCGCGATCGCGTAAACCTCGCCCAGATGGTCGACCGCTACGAAGGCCCGTCGATCACCGCGCGCGACGTAGTACCCGCGCGCCTCCAAGGCCTGCACGAACGCTTTGCCTGAATCTGAAATTGCCCAGCAATCCTGAAAAATCGCCTTGATGGTCTTTGGGTCGCGGCTGATGCGCTTGGCCTGCTGCCATTCCTCGCGTGAGAAATTCAGCGGGTTGCGCTCCTCGCTGTTCACGAGGCCTCGCGGCATCTTCCAGCCGTGCTCGATGAACAGTTCCCGCGTCAGATCACGCAGCTTCATCTTGAAGTGCGGCATGTTCACCGCGCGCATCTCGTTAGCCTTGATGCGCGACCACACGCAATGGGCATGACGACGGCCGTTCTTCTCATGAAAGACGATGACGCGAGGCTGACCCGACAGGCCAAGTTTTTCTTCCGTCGCAGCAATCGCACGCTCGAAATCCCGAACCGCCGCGGTTTCGCCTTCCGGTGGATTGAAGCTGCACGAGAAAAGGAATTGAGGGCAGCGCGTCCCCTTGCTGATGGCGTAGGCTTCCCGAAAAGCACTCTCGACATCTTCGCCGATGAAGCCACGTACTTCGTGGACATGCACATGATCGTTCTCGTCATCGCGCATGAGATGCACGGCCAGAGCTTTTCCGCCGGCACGCTGCGACGCCTTA includes:
- a CDS encoding relaxase codes for the protein MIIKASQRAGGKALAVHLMRDDENDHVHVHEVRGFIGEDVESAFREAYAISKGTRCPQFLFSCSFNPPEGETAAVRDFERAIAATEEKLGLSGQPRVIVFHEKNGRRHAHCVWSRIKANEMRAVNMPHFKMKLRDLTRELFIEHGWKMPRGLVNSEERNPLNFSREEWQQAKRISRDPKTIKAIFQDCWAISDSGKAFVQALEARGYYVARGDRRAFVAVDHLGEVYAIARWADVKTKEVNARIGDPAAFSGVGEVKATLAEKVGAKFRRFAFEAKAEFDEARLGLLEQKRKLVGWQRHERKFQMELLAARQVQEARARYERFSKSLLKSIWDRITGRHAQIRRQNEVEAAARAERDAAERQALIDRHLEERRTLHRQVRAHEQRLDGQLAEFQCTPQRHAQRAQRTDPYEQVSMKQRPRRARHLAP